A segment of the Candidatus Sumerlaea chitinivorans genome:
AAGTGCAAGTGAGACGACTCGCTGAGTGGGGTCGCCTCTTTGAGACTCCCTACCGCTGATTAAGACAGTAGCTAAGAAAGAGAAGAGATGGGATTTATTGCGGGATCCGTAACCTATCGGAAGTTTCGGGTGATGGATGAGCTACCGAAAAACTTCCGTGAAAGACTTCAGCAGGGATTGCAGCGATATGCCTTTCGGGAAATTGACCCGAAGAAAAATCCCGAGAGTAGCATTGGATGGGTCAATCCTCTCGACCCCCTCGACACGGACCTTTCCCTCGAAAAACTCCTCTTTGGGAGTTTTGTCGTGTTGGGCGTGAGAGTGGATCGCAAAAGCATTCCCGCAGCACTGCTGAAGGCACGCGTGTCACAAGGACTCCGTGAAGCGATGCGCGAGCGGCGCGTGCGGAAACTCTCGCGCGAGGAAGTCTATGCAGTGCGGCAGACGGTGCGTGAAACCATGCTGGCTGCCGTGCCGCCAACCACAGCGCTCTACGAGGCCGTTTGGAATTACGAGAAGGGTGAGGTTTACCTCTCCACCCATTCAAGTCGCTTTGGCGTAGAGTTTATGGATCTGTTTGAAGTAACGACAGGGCTTGCGCTCGAAGAGGTGACGTTGCTGTCACGCGCTGAGGAAATCATCGAATCCGAGGGGCTTTCCGGGGACGTCACGCTTCTCGACGAGGCACGCTTCGGCAGATAGAAAAACGACAAAGACAAGAAGGGCTGGTGAGCGTGGAAGGAATCGAACCTTCGACCAACGGATTAAAAGTCCGCTGCTCTACCGCTGAGCTACACGCCCACCTTCGGCAAGGCCGCTTGCGCGGGATGCGGCCCTGTCAAATCTTCGCCAACTGCGCTTACAAATAAGCGCTTTCCCTATTCGAGCGGCTGCACGAGTTGGAGTACCTGCTCGTGGAGGAGGCCGTTTGTGGAGATCGCACAACGGCTATAAATCGTCGCTTTGCCACTGTAGTCCGTGAAACGCCCCCCCGCCTCTTCGACGATAATCTTGACGGCGGCCATGTCCCAGATCTCGACGATTGGATCCACCATGACGTCGGCTCGCCCCGTGGCCACCAACACATGCCCGTAGCAGTCGCCCCACGTGCGGACCATCTGAGCTTGTGCACTAAGCCGCTCCCACGCCTTTCCTTTCCCGTAGCGATAATTGTTCGCCACGTCGGTGGTAAGAAGTAAGCTTTGCTCAAGTCTGTCCGTAGTGCTCACGTGTGCGGGTTTCCCATTCCACCAGCAGCCGCAGCCACGCTGTGCCACCACCAAGTCTCCCAGTGCGGGGATGTTCACAGCGCCGGCGATGATCTCGCCTTCCGACTCAACACCGATAAGCACCCCATAGAGAGGAACTCCACGAACGAAAGATCGCGTCCCGTCAAGCGGGTCAAGGATCCACCGCCGACGTTTTCCTGCATCCGTGTTCCCGCCGAATTCTTCTCCCAGAATCTCATCGTCTGGGAATCGCCGCAGAATCTCTCGCCGCAAGTATTCCTCCGCTTCGCGGTCCGCAATGGTCACGGGCGACTCGTCGGCCTTGCGGTCAACGTGGAGGTCCGATTGGAAATACTTCAGGGTGATGTCGCCCGCCCCTTTTGCGATCTCTGTTAAGAAGGGAATCAGGTCCTCCATGGTTTGCTCCTCGTTGAGAGTGGCAAGCGGCAGCCTCTTAGCTCAGTCCCTGCTTTGGGTTTTATCTTAGGATGCAGCACCTTCAAGCAGTCCCAGGCGCTGCAATTCAGCCCGCAGTCGGGGAGCTGCCTTCTCGGAAATATGAGTCAGCGGCAATCGGATTTCCGGTGAAATCATACCCATCATTGCAAGCGCAGCTTTGACGGGGATTGGGTTTGTTTCGGCGAAGAGGGCTTCGACGAGTGGGAACGTCTGATAGTGAAGCTCGCGCGCCCGAGTCCAATCGCCTTGGGCCGCGGCTTCGACGAGCTCAGCGCAATGGCGAGGCGCAACGTTCGCCAAAACGCTAATCACACCTTCTGCCCCAAGGGCCATCAGCGGGAGCGTCATATTGTCGTTCCCGGAGAGAATTGTGATGTCGCAAAGGAGCCGTAGCTGCGACACGTAGTCCGTGGAGCCACTCGCTTCTTTGATCGCAACGATGTTTGGATGCTGCGCGAGGCGTGCTACCGTCTCAGGGGCAAGGTTTACTGCTGTGCGAGACGGAACATTGTAAAGCACCAGCGGCAAGTCCACCGCCTCCGCAACGGACATGTAATGTGCGTAAAGACCTTCCTGAGTGGGACGATTATAGTAGGGGGTGATGAGCAGAGCCGCATCCGCTCCCCATTCCTTGGCAAACTTTGTCAGTGAAATGGCCTCGGAGGTGGAGTTCGACCCAGTCCCCGCAATGACCGGCACGCGCTTGCGCACAAATTTGATGGTAAGCGCGATGACTTCGTGATGCTCGTCGTGCGACAGTGTGGCGGACTCGCCAGTCGTCCCGCACGGTACAATGGCACTTGTGCCGTTCTGGATTTGGTACTCAATCAATCGTTCCAATGCGCCAGCATCGATTGCGCCATTCCGGAACGGCGTGACAATTGCACACATGGACCCAGTAAGCTTCATTGTGACACCTCATGGAGTTTCTAATCATGGTGGCAAAATGCACAAACGCTTGTGCACACCCAGCCCAGCAGTCACTTCGCTTTGGCTAAAGTGCATGTTGCAGGCGTACCATAAAGATGCAAGGTTGATTCGCTCGCTTTGCTCGGTGAGCGTTATCACGATCTTCCAGCCGCACGCCAGTGCCGTCGTCGCAGGTGAATTCCGCGCTTGCGCATCATGGGATTCTCGACAAATCGTATCCACTCGAAGCGCGCATACGTGACGAGCAAGTAAAGGTACGAATTGGGACGCCAACAATGATGAATTTGCCAGCTGTTGGAGTGAGTGCAATCCGAATCACCATGCCTTACGCTGCGGGTGCCTTAGGGGGAACGCTGAGTGAGCGTGGCGGCGTGGTAAATATCGCCCTGGAAGGCATCATGCTGGGAAGCGCTTTTGCCTATGCCACGGGCAGTTGGTGGATGGCGCGCTACCTCGGTGCTTCGGACGCGGCAACGGTTGCTGTTGTGGCCCCTCTGTTTGGTTTGGGGCTTGCGATTCTCACCGGTTTCGCCCTCTCGCTG
Coding sequences within it:
- a CDS encoding Histidinol-phosphatase [alternative form], which codes for MEDLIPFLTEIAKGAGDITLKYFQSDLHVDRKADESPVTIADREAEEYLRREILRRFPDDEILGEEFGGNTDAGKRRRWILDPLDGTRSFVRGVPLYGVLIGVESEGEIIAGAVNIPALGDLVVAQRGCGCWWNGKPAHVSTTDRLEQSLLLTTDVANNYRYGKGKAWERLSAQAQMVRTWGDCYGHVLVATGRADVMVDPIVEIWDMAAVKIIVEEAGGRFTDYSGKATIYSRCAISTNGLLHEQVLQLVQPLE
- a CDS encoding 4-hydroxy-tetrahydrodipicolinate synthase — translated: MKLTGSMCAIVTPFRNGAIDAGALERLIEYQIQNGTSAIVPCGTTGESATLSHDEHHEVIALTIKFVRKRVPVIAGTGSNSTSEAISLTKFAKEWGADAALLITPYYNRPTQEGLYAHYMSVAEAVDLPLVLYNVPSRTAVNLAPETVARLAQHPNIVAIKEASGSTDYVSQLRLLCDITILSGNDNMTLPLMALGAEGVISVLANVAPRHCAELVEAAAQGDWTRARELHYQTFPLVEALFAETNPIPVKAALAMMGMISPEIRLPLTHISEKAAPRLRAELQRLGLLEGAAS